The Silurus meridionalis isolate SWU-2019-XX chromosome 6, ASM1480568v1, whole genome shotgun sequence genome contains the following window.
GAGGAGCTGCTCATCAGAACCAGTTCTTCCTGAAAGATCAGACAGCTATGGACGTGTTGTTAGGTGCCCAACGCTTAAGCaacaagtgaaaagaaaaaaaaaagcattaaaaaaggcaaaacaacacaaaaacacttaCACAAATTCCAGATAAGTAAAATCCTCAAACGACTTAACACTGCCATAGTCCACTTGGGTTTTCCTCCTAACACGAAGTCTCAGGTGTCCAGGtttatttcacacacatacatacgtcATTAAAGGGGAAAAGTTCTGTGGTTCTCTTAAACTGGGTAATCcagaaaaaattgcaaaaataaataatccttTCCCAGTTCTATATTCCTCGCAGTTTTCAAAGGCAGTGAAGCAAAGCTAAAGTCAGCAGGATCCAGCCAAAGCGCAACCCATATTCATTAAAAACGTCCCAACACGCGCTCCGTCCTCTGCTCCAGGAATCCGCTGAAATTAGGTTACTTCGGTGTCAGAGGTGTAACATACTCAAAGTAGAGCAAAACAATCCATTTTCCACGTGTTCATTCCGATTCAAATGAACAGCGTCTGACTTTAGACTTGTTTTGCAGACACCTGTTAAACGTACAGATTCGCCTCTACCGTGAGCGCGCATTCACATGAGCGCGCATGTCCCTCTCACaggtgtgtgtctctgtctcacacacacaggtgtgtgaatatactctctctctctctctctctctctctctctcactcacacacacacacacacacacacacgctgactCACACACCCAGAAAAACactcattcaattcaattagtTGTGAAGGCATTCCCCATACAATCCAGGTACAGTAAAGCTAAAGCACCGAAGTGAGAAactgttatacacacaaactataAACAAACACCCATATTAAACTACGACTCTATGCAAATTTCAAACATggttctgtgtgtttgtgtgtgtgtgtgtgtgtgtgtgtgtatgctatCATTAATCCTTTGTTTTGTCAGTGTGAGAGGGTCAAAATCTGGCTGTATATATAtgaccctctctctctctcacaacaATTATAAAATGTCCCAAAATCATGtgatacacaataataatatgacagattttttttagtttagttgtGTCAGCCACACCCATTGTTAAGAGTTGTATACCATCAAGCACCATGCAATCTGTATATACAAGGGGGGGTGTAAATGTATCAGGAAAAGGGTTAATGTGGGTGCAAGCTTTTAATCCAACCATGTAGAAGCCACATAGGTCGAATATTGAAAGCTGAAATCAACAAATCACATATAGCATGTACCAACAATCATTTATAGGTGTGAAGGCCAGATGTCCACATACTTTGGCATAGGAAAATAACTGGTCTGTTTTAATTATAACCTATACTGTACAAACCTGCTGCAGTATTTTGTGATAGGAATAATGGCGTAAGTCATTCAAACATGTTTGGTGCAAAAAGCAGGTGTTTTGGAGAAAGGATCTGAACAAAATTATGCCTTTTAGTAATCAGTTGGATTGAAGTGGCACATCAGTCacaaaatataagaaatgtacATGTTCaggttgataaaaaaaaaagaatgtaataaatggataatAAATGGCATGTCAGCAAATTAGGTATCTTTGCCTCCTCAGAGCTCCAGGGACCCCTTCTTCAATCCTGAGCTCGGGTTACTGCATGTATGGAGTTTCACATGGTCAccctgtgttattgtgattgggttttcctttaaaataaaaccataagtgtgaatgagtgtgtgcatggtgaCCTGTAATAAACTTACATCCCAGGGTGTATTCCTACCTCGTGTTCACTGAATCCACTGTGACCCTGATGAGGAAAAAGGGTGGTCACTGGAGGTGAGTGAATGATAAATCAGATTTCTATCAATAaacaagttttatttaaagagaATTTTTTGCATACTTTGtgataaaaaggaaataaaaaagaagcactTACTTGTGCTTGTACTATTTAAAATACTCAATATATATTCAACCCATGTGTATAACCTTTGCAGTAAGGAAGTAAGGTCTGACTAAAAGAATGTGACTCATTCACTTGTTTATTAGACCAAAACAGATCATCAACCACAAGATTTCTTTTGCAATGTCTGCCTGCCACATCATACACTATTGCACCCACAATTGCTCACATGAAGTCAAGGGCTTATGCATGTGCTTCCTAGTTGCAGCATTGTTTTTATGAAGGGCTGCATTTGTGTATTTAGTTGCACAACTTGCCTTCATATGAGGAGATGCAATAACTCGTTCTTCACCAAAAGCAGTTAGAGCCTGAGGCATCGCTACAGCAGACTGCGACTTTTCCTTGCACAAAACAGTGACACAATGATACCATGATATACAAGAAGATATCATACCGTGATGATGATGCCACCTGGTGTCAAAGTTAACACTTCAGGAATACAGACAGGGAAAACTCACAGACCCAACCCTGGTGGTCGAACcttgttgatgttgttgatgtATAAAGTGGCAAACAGTTAGAAGTttggtttttttattctgcCCATCTCTCATCCACTTTAGTTAAATAAGGATGTCAGATAAGTGTAGTTTGCTTTTGCAGTCAGCATTTTGAGCATTGCCGAGTATGATTTTATGAAATCCCATCATGCTACATAACTGGCTATTTTTAGGAATGATCCCCTGTTGGTTCATAACTTATCAGGTTCATCCATATTATCTAGCAGTCTTTAGGTACATTAGGTAGCTCATGGTAGTTAGCTGACCAACAATTACTTCAGAATTTCTACTTCAAGATAGATTTGGTGATAAATCTGAAAAAGATGAGATTATATTCTTCAAAAAAAATGTAGCACTGCCTTTGTTTCTACAAGAGTTGTTCAAGTTTAGCCAAGGTGAAACTGGAACGACCAGGGACAGTAGGACAGAGACAGGTTTGAGTACCTTAAACATTGTTATAATGGAATATAGTTCTTCCTACACAGGATGTATCTTGAACCACATGGCACCAAATTACTGTTAACATATtgactgtatatattaatagtTTTTTGAGACACAGCACCACAACTCAaccctcataaaaaaaaaaagttaagtccCAAATGAAGCGAGGAGAAAAATAATGTGTgaaaaaacagaatgtagaaaatCCTTTGGCAGTCCTTGTTGTTGCAATCAACTTTCTGCAGCATCAGTTCAGCCATTTTTCTAAACTGTTTTGCTACTTGACAAAAGGAAACCATATGTGCTCGTTGAACATGCGATTTCAAACGTAACCTCCAGTGATgctacaataacctccactcttctatgAAGGAAGGCTTTTTACTAAATTTTGGAGCATTAAAGCACCGCACAGGACACTTCCgttctacacaaacacagacatactATGTCTTCACATacttcactttgtgcacagggggattACCATATTTTAACATGTTtactaaaaaatacaaagacaTCACAGTTTAGTAAAGAGCCACATATGGGAATGATGATCAAGTGTCCACATACTGCACTTTTGGCCATAGAGTGCATGAACGCTTTGCTTATCTCATTATATGTGAAATATGTGATGCCGATTTACTTGTAACTTTGGTGCGGTTTCCGATGTTtgcttaaaatgaaaataaagcaactaaaaaaacaatgacATGTCTGGACACAAACAGCAGGAGATTAGATCTTAACTTTATTGGCAGAGAAATGTTTAGATCTCAAAATGACTTTGATGAAAAGTAATTCTTTGAAAGAAAATTTCCAGTATTATCATTAACTTCAACCTAAGAATTCCAAACGATAGCTTCACCCAAAACAAGTCTTTCCCTACTTTTAATTACACAACAGTCCATTTACATGAATCTAGCTGTCTCTGAGGAGATTCATGTTCTTTCTGTTTGTAATTTCTTTGGTCCGTTGAATCTTTGCTCTTTTGTGACTCAGGCTCACACGTATCCGAgtcttcctcatcctcctcgtcctcctcatCTTTCTCCTGTTTGTTCTCTTGGTCCACAGGTACAGCTCCTTTGCGTTGGGGCAGGACGGTGAAAAAGGCCTCCTGCCAGTCACCTTTCTCCAGATATGCCAACATAATCTCAAATACtaaaaggcagaaaaaaaaccaagtcaaaatatatattttggtgTAATCAGTTTAAACTTAATTTAATCAaccttttttcttgttttattttctataaaataaatcacagcaaTACGAGAACgctgtataaatacaaaaaacataaaatagtaAGTAAACACTTTTTCCTGTCATGTTAACATGATTGTGTTcccttgtatgtgtgtgtgtgtgtgtgtgtccagccTAACCATGGTTCACAGCGAGCACTTTGCGGCTGTTCATCTTGACAAAACTGCCTAGTGGAAGTTGAGCATGAGCGATTCCAAGCTCGTTAGCTCGTTTAAAGGAGATTCCCTGAAACACACATCACAAGAATGTTGAAAGGAAAAACACCTGTATGAAAGAATGACATGTAGAATCATGCCTTATTTCCTTCCTATTTCCCAAGTTTCATCCGTCTACTGTAATGTTAAATTCCTAAAAATATTGCAATATATAGCAGAAATACATTGATACTTTTCCACTATACTGAGTCTAAACACGTATTTGAAAAAGgtgtaattaataaatagaattaaatcAGGGTTCTTAAATAACTCTTAAATTTCCCCCTGACTTCTATAACGTCCAGGAAAAACCCCAAATATAAAGCACATGTACATGGATTTACAATACATGACTCTTTCTATCATTACGTTTTGGATTTAAATGAAGAGCATTAGCAGCGGGCATTAGGGAAGACGATTTCTTTACagctttaattatatatttttttgccttaATTGCATCAGAATCCCTCTGGTCAAGAACATATAGGGGCTGATTATTTAGAACAGAGATCTGAAACTTTCCTATAAAGGGCCATTAGACTGAGGGCAGAAAATAGCATAATGCATTATAccaaacattaaattaaaattaaaggtACCTTGGTTCCTCTCATTTATGATgccattatatataaaaaaataaaaaataaaaaaataaaaaaaagaatgcattgTGATTAACTAATGCAGCTTTccagtgacctctaatgagagacaAAGTTGGTCATTATTTTTCTAAAGTTTTTCCAAATAGCATTCTCGAGTGGGAATGTCGAGTGGGTTGCTCAATGGCCCCTCCAGTGCAACTAGGTGGCGCTGGAGCATGAACCACTGACattctgatcagtaaaccagagccttCACAAATTAAACATGTCTAGCCAAATATAGCCAATGTTTGGTGGCTGAACAGCACTAACAATAAACTTCTCATGCCAGGgctccagacaaaaaaaacaaaaaaaacaattaaggaGCCATTAGCTCCTATGAGAAAAACAACAGGCGGCAAATTCTATTTTTAAATGCCACAcaagaatgaaaatgaaaattaaaaaaaaaaaacacttcgaGTCATCCTGTCGTGTGTACATCTGCCATCATTTTAAAGCATGGCCTGGGAACTGAAGGTTATGTAATCAGTTTTCCCCGCAATTTCTCTGCCCACTTTAAAACAGAAGTCGCATGCGTCTCTATTTATTACGTCAATAAATTATGTGAtagaacacgcacataaaaagtCATAACATGCAGATAATACGGTCATAAcgtgtacatttatatagtCGGAGGCGGTGATCTAGGCAAAAATATGActtgctatttatttatattagtcGCAGTCTGGAGCCCTGCATGCTGTGCATTGTTTTTAGAGAATTTAAATAATGCAATCATGAAATACAGCCTGAATAGTATCATTTCGTAAGCAAGCATCATATCAGATAGTATCACTTAGTATCACTGTTAAAATTGACATGGAATCGTCATCAATGCATCCCTTATTTACCTCATTTCATGGATTGCCTTTGATGCAACACATGAAAACATCTGTATGCTACTGCTGTAATCAGACAAACACTGGTAACTAACTTTATGGTGGTTGTGGTCCACTAGTCCTCCAATCACATAGGCTTTGGCTTCATCAAGCTCTTGCAGTATGTTGGGCGAATCTGAGGTGAGGTATACCAGATCTTCTTTGCTCAGGACTTCATGAAATGACTCCGACTTGAAATGGACATCCTGTGAGAGTTAAAGAGATATGTATTATCATCAGTCCTCTCACTGTGACTTTTGTTTGATTGTAATTGAAGTGTCAAACATAACTGTGATTAAACAAATGACTACCGTGATTCAAGTAAATATTTAAGAATGATAAAATCAGCCTTATGATTTGTGGCTTGTGTCTCGCCAATCCTCACACGACGCGGGTTCTACGCATAGTGATTTTAACCCCACAAATCTGTGCGTGGCTTTAATAGTGGATTAGTATTGAGACTTGAGTACTAGAGCTAAACGATATATCAAAATATTGCAAACATGTATAcgttatacttaaaaaaaaaaaaaaaaaaaaaccacttctAGAGACTAGAATGCACACAGAACACAAAGTTCTAACTATGGCTTTGTGCCAGCGGTAAAcaagtggagggcggagctaaacggattagtctcatcagctcgTTCCATcaggctccgccctccactcgctcACTGCTGGCACAGGCTTCTACCAGCAAAAATTCTTTCCCTTTTTGGCCACAGTAGGCAGGTTCATTATGTTTCACTACAACCTTACATATTATTGGTTAACGTTTATCCAGGATtgagttctgattggctgctgcaattaacctttttttttttttttttcctcccaggCACTCTTCATGTGAGTCACATTTGTTATCAGTTAGTAGTTTCTGACAGATACCTTTGCAACATCCTAAATTATGCAATATAACATTAGGTATTTTTACCAGTCATGAATAGACAGGAAGTGTTCTACCACTTACTAGTACTAGTTTGCCTTTGAGTTCTTGGGATATTCATAAAGatcaatttctttatttatatttttgtaataggTATTTTTGTTTACCTGGATGTTCTTACTTTTTAATGTAATgctacaataaaacaaaacagctgTTCACTTTCAGTAGtgatgctttcttttttattaaaagaacaaaagaaaggaCAGAAAAAGTTGcattgagaagagcctggagaggtggaggtacgtgctggagagaaggggaataaaagtcagtaggagtaagacagagtacatgtgtgtaaatgagagggaggacagtggagtggtgcggttgcagggagaagaggtggtgaaggtggaggagttcaggtacctggggtcaacagtgcagagtaatggagagtgtgttagagaagtgaagaaaagagtgcaggcagggtggagtgggtggagaagagtgacaggagtgatttgtgatagaacaGTATTTgtaagaatgaaagggaaagtttatacaTGGTGTggagtgacgaagatggacaggattagacaTGAGTTTGTTAGAGGGACATCGCATGTAGCACGTGTTGGAacacaaggtgagggaggcgagattgagatggtttggacatgtgcagaggagagacatggggtatatcagtaggagaatgctgaggatggagccaccaggaaggaggaaaagatgaagaccaaggaggaggtttatggatgtgctgagggaggacatgcaggtagttggattgaaagaggcagatgtagaggacagtagtatggagacgaatgatccgctgtggcgacccctgataggagcaacagaaaaaagaagaagaagatgcaacttatagtggtgtgaaaaagtgttttatttttttgcatgtttttcacactttaatgtttcagatcatcaaactaaatattagatattaaatacaaagtacagtggaacccggttatgtcgccggcctaggggatgccaaaaagcgtcgagataaccgatgatcgagataaacgaaaaccaatatggcggcaatatattaacgtgcttgaaatttctttatgtacatgatgtgcgttaataaatgagaatgtgcatgcacgtttttttacacaacagcgttgccgcgatgtCTTTGatgtcatgcggatcgagataacctgtaatgcggataaggaggcggaagctgaagtaaacgcaaacaaagtttattgagaatactcaggagataatccaccaatacttgtagcgaagcagtaatatccagtggtgcgctccgggagcgcggtcaaagaagttctgtgaaagcagagacagttcgtgtagagaatccacgaatccgcgctatggaaagcgcagcgctgggcagcaattgataaacgtggtgcagacagtgtgaacatggaaaacagcaggatcggggtaatccggggtgccgttgagagaatgcggagtccgagaagaagggtacgtagcgggatacgtatacgcgattacacagaccaccatcaaccaacacatacgatcacgcacaaacaataacggaccgcgagtgtgtggaggtgagggacttaaataggagatgggatgagtgagtgaatgagagtcaggtgtgagtgatcagcatgactgcgaggaGCTCCgtgtgggcggggcacgcacgggagaagaagcagggtgcttcagggaatgccgccgccgaagggggcgtggcagggggattcctgacataacgggttaagtggcaaatttgcccccccttgtgctcgagatattagggttcggcgacataaaaaaaatcaacataaccgattaaaatatgctaagacaaagccagaatttggcggtttcattattgagggaaaacaaaatccaaaactacatggccctgtgtgaaaaagtgtttgcccctaaacctaataactggttgggccgccctcagcagcaacaactgcaatcaagagtttgcaataacttgcaatgagtctgttacagcgctgtggaggaattttggtccaatcatctatgcagaattgttttaattataacGAATTAATAATAAGTACATATTCTTTTGTACTCGTTTACTCaagcagaaatgtaaaaggaGTACTTACAGGAGTGTTTAAGCAGGGTATTCTAAAATACAGTATTCCTTTCTTCCCTGCTAATGTACACTAATGTAAATGCTCGTTATCGGTTTGCTTACATGTTTCTTGTCATTCTTCTATCTGTTACAGCTTTGCACACTGCTGATGCAATTATCACAGTAAACCCTTAAATCTGTCTGAGGTTTAAAAGCCCAATACACAAGTTAAGTCACTGTTTTGCTCTAAATTCATTTTGCTCCAAACTGAGAACTGAATGATACTGAAATTGCTGCTCAGTATTATTTATATCACAATCCCATGACAGGATGTTAATTTTTGGAACTGACAATTATTTATAAGGATGGGTTTATTAACTGAACGGTGGAgtgtcacaaaaaaaattgaaattgaaaaaataaacactgtcaAAATGAAAAGTCCTTACCTTCCAATTGACCCAGCCTTTGTTAATTTCATCCATATTTTGTT
Protein-coding sequences here:
- the trmt10a gene encoding RNA (guanine-9-)-methyltransferase domain-containing protein 2, which translates into the protein MSSDALNDSRNEGNEQEVQSGETETLSKRQRKKLLKQQQWEEQRDMRKQKRKERKQQRKLERQAQTEDRTDCPDRKRFRKEAEPSPLRLVIDCSFDSLMMLKDVKKLHKQIQRCYAENRRAEHPVQFYITSHGGQLKQNMDEINKGWVNWKDVHFKSESFHEVLSKEDLVYLTSDSPNILQELDEAKAYVIGGLVDHNHHKGISFKRANELGIAHAQLPLGSFVKMNSRKVLAVNHVFEIMLAYLEKGDWQEAFFTVLPQRKGAVPVDQENKQEKDEEDEEDEEDSDTCEPESQKSKDSTDQRNYKQKEHESPQRQLDSCKWTVV